From the genome of Aricia agestis chromosome 9, ilAriAges1.1, whole genome shotgun sequence, one region includes:
- the LOC121730293 gene encoding oxysterol-binding protein-related protein 1, protein MEAHANGHQYRSSLPVAQFSRGDFSLWSVLKNCVGKELSKITMPVVFNEPLSFLQRMLEYLEYAHLLRLAAEQTDPVARMEYIAAFAVSALASNWERLGKPFNPLLGETYELERPEFRAVCEQVSHHPPVSAFHADSPHFVFHGSVHPKLKFCGKSVEIQPKGHVTVELPRWGEAYTWTNVNCCVHNVIVGKLWIEQYGNMEVTCHGGAGLKASLSFKPAGFNNRDLHRVDGFIVDANKKKLKFVYGKWTEYIKCCSAGAHEAWAREQDGPSPAHTPKKVLAKLNSFKVGALRSMSIQDTDEAEGSEEVPKPDDSYNIDIPNSVTLWEARPRPANSAQYYQFTEFAMSLNEMEKDMKGQLCPTDSRLRPDIRLLEQGDIDGAAAEKTRLEEKQRTARKVLKKSSDGWQPRWFSQGTNPYTKQEDWLYNGGYWDRNYQHLKDIDIF, encoded by the exons ATGGAAGCTCATGCGAACGGCCACCAATATAG GAGCTCTCTACCAGTGGCCCAGTTCAGTCGCGGCGACTTCTCGCTGTGGTCGGTGCTGAAGAACTGCGTGGGCAAGGAGCTGTCGAAGATCACGATGCCGGTGGTGTTCAACGAGCCGCTGTCCTTCCTGCAGCGGATGCTGGAGTACCTGGAGTATGCGCACCTGCTGCGGCTGGCGGCGGAGCAAACGGACCCTGTGGCGCGCATGGAGTATATAGCTG CGTTCGCGGTGAGCGCGCTGGCGTCGAACTGGGAGCGGCTGGGCAAGCCCTTCAACCCGCTGCTGGGCGAGACCTACGAGCTCGAGCGACCGGAGTTCCGAGCCGTTTGCGAACAG GTGTCGCACCACCCGCCAGTGTCAGCCTTCCACGCGGACAGCCCGCACTTCGTGTTCCACGGCTCCGTGCACCCCAAGCTCAAGTTCTGCGGCAAGAGCGTCGAGATACAACCCAAGGGCCACGTCACTGTGGAGCTGCCACG CTGGGGCGAGGCGTACACGTGGACGAATGTGAACTGCTGCGTGCACAACGTGATCGTGGGCAAGCTGTGGATCGAGCAGTACGGCAACATGGAGGTGACCTGCCACGGCGGCGCCGGCCTCAAGGCTAGCCTCAGCTTCAAGCCGGCAGGATTCAACAACCGGGATCTCCACCGGGTTGACGGGTTCATTGTTGatgccaa CAAGAAGAAGTTAAAGTTCGTGTACGGCAAGTGGACGGAGTACATCAAGTGCTGCAGCGCCGGCGCGCACGAGGCGTGGGCGCGCGAACAGGACGGGCCTTCCCCCGCTCATACCCCAAAGAAGGTGCTGGCCAAGCTGAATAGCTTCAAGGTGGGAGCTCTGCGCTCCATGTCCATACAAGAT ACGGACGAAGCGGAAGGTTCAGAGGAGGTTCCGAAGCCGGACGACTCCTACAACATCGACATACCCAACTCCGTCACGCTGTGGGAGGCGCGTCCCAGACCCGCTAACAGCGCACAG TATTACCAATTCACGGAGTTCGCGATGTCCCTCAACGAGATGGAGAAGGACATGAAGGGTCAGCTGTGTCCGACGGACAGCCGGCTCCGGCCGGATATCCGGCTGCTGGAGCAGGGCGATATAGACGGTGCCGCCGCAGAGAAGACCAGGCTGGAGGAGAAGCAAAGGACCGCCAGGAAGGTGCTGAAGAAGAGCTCGGATGGATGGCAGCCGAG ATGGTTCAGCCAAGGCACCAACCCGTACACCAAACAGGAGGACTGGCTGTACAACGGCGGCTACTGGGATCGCAACTACCAGCACCTCAAGGATATCGACATATTCTAG